One region of Juglans microcarpa x Juglans regia isolate MS1-56 chromosome 7S, Jm3101_v1.0, whole genome shotgun sequence genomic DNA includes:
- the LOC121241665 gene encoding photosystem I subunit O has protein sequence MAATFATSSTVIGLGTSSLASPSRASVGKRSCLTSGFVKSSVAVRNPLRQAGASGGKFTCFERNWLRTDFNVIGFGLIGWLAPSSIPAIDGKSLTGLFFESIGAELSHFPTPPALTSQFWLWLVTWHLGLFIVLTFGQIGFKGRTEDYF, from the exons ATGGCCGCGACCTTTGCCACTTCCTCGACCGTCATTGGCCTTGGAACCTCCTCATTAGCATCCCCTTCTCGGGCCTCCGTGGGAAAGAGATCATGCCTAACTTCAG GTTTTGTCAAGTCTTCTGTGGCTGTTAGGAATCCTCTGAGGCAAGCGGGGGCTTCGGGAGGAAAGTTTACATG CTTTGAGAGGAATTGGCTGCGCACGGATTTCAATGTGATTGGATTCGGGTTAATAGGTTGGTTAGCGCCATCCAGCATTCCTGCAATCGATGGGAAGAGTTTGACAGGACTTTTCTTCGAAAGCATTGGAGCTGAGCTCTCTCACTTTCCCACTCCTCCTGCTCTCACTTCTCAGTTCTG GTTGTGGTTAGTTACCTGGCACCTGGGACTGTTCATCGTCCTTACTTTTGGGCAAATTGGATTCAAGGGAAGGACCGAGGACTACTTTTGA